The window TTACGTTACTGGCCTAATCCGTGACGAAAACGGCGACAAGATGTCTAAGTCGAAAGGTAACGTACTTGACCCAATCGACATGATCGATGGTATCGACCTAGAGTCTCTAGTAGAGAAGCGTTGTGGCAACATGATGCAGCCTCAGCTAGCGAAGAAGATCGAGAAGAACACTCGTAAGACGTTTGAAAACGGTATTGAAGCATACGGTACAGACGCACTACGTTTCACTCTTGCAGCAATGGCATCAACAGGTCGTGATATCAACTGGGATATGAAGCGTCTTGAGGGTTACCGTAACTTCTGTAACAAACTATGGAACGCAAGCCGTTACGTAATGATGAACACAGAAGAGCAAGATTGTGGCTTCAACGGTGGTGAGATTGAATACTCACTAGCGGACAAGTGGATCGAGTCTCAGTTTGAACTTGCAGCGAAAGCGTTTAACAACCATATCGACAACTTCCGTCTAGATATGGCGTCTAACACGCTTTACGAATTCATCTGGAACCAATTCTGTGACTGGTACCTAGAGCTAACTAAACCAGTTCTATGGAAAGGAACTGAAGCGCAACAGCGTGGTACTCGCCGTACACTAATCACGGTTCTTGAGAAGACTCTACGTCTGGCTCACCCAGTGATTCCTTACATCACTGAAACTATCTGGCAAAGCATCAAGCCACTAGTTGAAGGTGTAGAAGGTGAGACAATCATGCTTCAAGCACTGCCTCAATTCGACGAAGCAAACTTCAACCAAGAAGCGCTAGACGATATTGAATGGGTGAAAGCGTTCATTACCAGCATCCGTAACCTACGTGCTGAATACGACATCAACCCTGGTAAGCCGCTTGACGTTATGCTGAAAGCTGCAAACGCAGAAGACGCAGCGCGTCTTGAAGCAAACAAACAAGTACTGATGTCTCTAGCGAAACTAGAATCTGTACGCGTACTTGCTGCTGACGAAGAAACGCCAGCGTGTGCAACAGCCTTGGTTGCTAAGTCTGAGCTGATGATCCCAATGGCGGGTCTGATCGACAAAGACGCTGAGCTTGCTCGTCTGGATGGCGAAATTAAGAAAACTCACGGCGAAATCAAGCGTATCGAAGGCAAACTAGGTAACGAAGGCTTCGTAGCGAAAGCACCTGAAGCAGTTGTTGCTAAAGAGCGTGAGAAGCTTGAAGGCTACAAAGAAACACTAGCTAAGCTAGAAGAGCAGAAGACAACGATCGCTGCACTTTAATCGCTAAAGACTAGAGTAAAAGAATCAAAGGGTTGATGTGAAAGCATCAACCCTTTTTGCATTTTATTGCTCGGAAAGCTTTCAAATATATTCACTCTTCTCTCCTGCTCTGCTTCCTGTTCAATAGTTTTTACCTATCAAACTAATCTTAACTGCCCATTAGATTTAATGATAATAATTCTCAATAATAGACCTATCGAAACAACACAACGATTGAGTAATTATCATGAAAAAGACACTAACCTTTGCAGCACTCCATTTTACTATCGCGTTTAGTGTCGCTTACGTGCTTACTGGCGACATTCTAATTGGTAGTTTAATTGCCATGATTGAGCCCTCAGTGAACACCGTCGCTTTCTATTTTCATGAAAAGGCATGGGCAAAAGTTCCAGCGCTTAAAGCTCGTCAGTGGATGACCAAATTAAAAACCGCAAGCTTTGCTACTATCCACTTCAGTGTTGCCTTTAGTGTGGTTTACTTACTAACAGGTGATGCGTTTGTCGGCGGTATCATGGCGATGCTAGAGCCAAGCTTGAACACAGTGGCTTACTACTTCCACGAGAAAGTATGGATGCGTAAATCAGATAACCAAGCACCACAGTTTTGTTTGCACCAACACGCTTAAACATGGAGGCCCAATACGCCTCCTAACGAGCAAAATAACATTTACCATTGACAAAGTTGCGTACCGCAATTAATTTAATTGCGGTGCGCAACTTTATTTTTAGAGGTAAGTAATAATGAATGCTCGTCAACTTCGACACTATTCCCGTCAAGCCGTCCGATTGCTTGGTATGCTCGATAAACAATGCGGCGATGTCGCTCTCACTCCAGTGCAAGCGCACGCGTTAGGTGAAATCCAGCTGCAGCCGTTGACCATAAATCAACTGGCACAGCAGCTTAATGTCGACAAGTCCAATGCGAGCCGAACCGTTACTGGTCTGATTAAATTAGGCTTGGTTGAGAGCATCGAAAACCCAAAAGACAAACGTAGCCAACTTGTCGCGCTTACAGAGCAAGGGCGACAGGCGTTATCGCAACTAGACCAACAGCAAAACAGCTTCTTTGAACAACTGCTTACCCAACTCGATGACAGCGAGCAAGAGCAACTCAAACTTGGTCTAGAGACTTACCTAAAAGGGCTAACAAAAGTGTGTCAGGCTGAGGAATACGTTCTTCGGCCTCTTACCAAAGCAGATAACTCGCAAGTTGCAGATGTGATTCGTAAAGTCTCTGCAGAATACGGTTTAACCGCAGACAAAGGTTATGGTGTGGCCGATCCAACGCTTGATGACATGTACTCGGTTTACGACCAACAAGGTGCGGCTTATTGGGTGGTCGAATACCAAGGCGAGATTGTGGGTGGTGGCGGCTTTGCACCATTAGCTGGTGAGCCAGATGTGTGTGAGCTGCAAAAGATGTACTTCTTACCTCAAACACGAGGGCACGGTTTAGCCAAACGCATCGTCGCATTGAGCTTACAACTGGCGAAACAGTTTGGGTATCAGCAGTGTTATTTAGAAACGACAGAATGTCTAAGAGAAGCGGTAGGCTTGTATGAAAAACTAGGCTTTGAGCATCTCGATGCCCCGCTAGGACAAACAGGGCATGATGCATGTGAAGTCGTGATGCTTAAGACGATGTAGCGTTTTATCCCCAAACTTAAAGTACAAGATGGGTAACACAGAGCTCTTGGCTAAGCGCCACTGTAAATGCTTGGCGCTGCCCATCCAAATCCACCACGAGTTCGTAGAGATCTTTTGGATCGGGATCATTAAGATCGGCATACTTTGGTGCTTCGATCTGGAATAAAGCACTCGCATGATCCGCTCGGACATCGATAGGAATATGGTAAGTCATGCCATTAAACTTAACCGATGCCGATACTAAGCCCGGCGCAAAAGTTTGATAGTACAAGTCTACCTTAAACTCACAACCACCACCGTGGTGCCAAATCTGCTCGGTTGCTACACGGTCTAAACGCACATTGCGAATAAACTGCAGATACGGCTCTTGCCATACCCCTAAGCGCTCATCACTCTGTTGGTATTCATGATCCGCAAGTGAGCACAACTCTGGTTTATCCTCATCCAGCAGAAGATCTTCTTCTTCCTCAAGGAACAGGATCTCAAAACGGTTACGTCCCATCTGCATGAACGGACGAATGTCTTTCTTGTACACGCTTTGTGAACCGTCACAGTCGAACAAGGCTACTCCGTTCAAACGCACTTCAGCATGGTAATCCACACCACCTAACACCATTTCTACCGCTGGGAATGCCAGCATGGATTCGTCCACTTCAATGTCGTGCATCAGGTGCCACTCTTGCTGACGAATCGCTTCTTCAGTCAGTTCAGTAGGCAATACCTGACTCAAAGGAGCAGGGAAAGTAATGTCATCCTGTGGGATAGAAAGGTCCGTCAGTGGAGAGACTTGCCATAAACCGGCGAGTGAGAGTTGCATATACACCTTGAGCTAGATCAATTTTCACGCATTATATACTCAAGTTGCTTAGGGTTATAGGCAATATGCCTAGAAACTAAATGAGAATTATTTATCGTTAGCCACAGTTATCATTTTTAAGGCACAAAAAAGCCAGCGATAAACGCTGGCTTCTTAGATTGAGTAAGAGGATTACTCTTCGTCTTCATCATCTTCTTCAGGGTAAAGCGCATCTTCGCCTTCGTAGTAAGTCCCCCAACCGTCGTAAATGATGTCGTATTTTTCTGCAAGATGAACCAGTTTCTCAACCTGAGCATCAATCGCTTCTGCGTTTAGTGCAGATTCCATTGTTGCATCACAGCAAAGTAGCTTGTTGCCGTCTTCATCTTCTGTTTCTTCAGCTTCAAGAACTTCAAAGCCCATCTTGAACGCTTCAACAACCGCTTTTTCTAGTGTGTCGAAGTCTTCAGCAAATAGGTGGTGCTCGATTTCGTATAGTGAATCTGGATCGCTGCCGTCTTCTAGCAATGCTGCAATGATATCGCGAGTCTCTTCCTTTTGAATCTCAATTAATTCTTCTACTGATAGATATTCATCTTCGTGAGACATGTTTTGGCTCCAGATTAGTTACTTGATGGAAACACTATACTCTAAACTGAGTACGTTAATGCGGTGAAATATGGCACGGATTGCGATGAAAAGCCACAAACAAACACCAAACTGCGGTGATTCTTGATGATAATTTTTGCTCGCAAATCTAAACCCCGCTCACAGAAACAAAAAATTAACAAAAACAGCTAATCTTTAATATTCAGAAGATCCTAATTGAACCTAAGACGAGTAATTTTAGACTTGTTTGCGTGTTTATGATCTTGGAGTGAATACAGCAACGGCTCGGTAATTCTGACCTAACGAATAAAAGAAAGCTAAAAACTGCATATTTCAGAATGGTTATGCACTTTTTATGCACTATTGATGTATGACTCCTTTCTCGAACGAAAAAGAATAAAAACGCACTTTTTAAAATCATGAACAAACAACAAAATATAGAATTAAAATACACCAAGGAACCATTTACAAAATATAACGCCAAAAAATGATATTTTTGCAATATATAAGCAAAGTTCTAGGACTTGCATCTTTGCACCAAGCTTGTCATAACTAACGGCTGGAATATTTGTAAGGATGCAAAATGAGTAAGCTGTACGTTGGATCAGAAGTTGGTCAACTAAGACGAGTTCTATTAAACCGCCCAGAGCGCGCCCTCACCCACCTAACGCCATCGAACTGCCATGAGCTACTGTTTGATGACGTATTGGCGGTAGAAGCAGCAGGTGAAGAACACGACGCATTTGCGCGCACACTGCGTGAACAAGATGTCGAAGTACTATTGCTTCATGATCTACTGGTTGAAACCCTTGCGGTTCCAGAAGCAAAACAATGGTTGTTGAACACTCAGATCTCTGACTTCCGTTACGGTCCGACTTTCGCTCGTGACTTACGTCAGTACTTCGCAGAGATGGACGATGAGCACCTAGCAAGCATTCTTCTTGGCGGCTTGGCTTACTCCGAACTGCCAATCAAATCTTCATCAATGTTGCCGAAGATGAAGCGCCCACTGGATTTCGTGATCGAGCCTCTGCCAAACCACCTCTTTACCCGTGACACGTCATGCTGGGTATACGGCGGCGTTTCTCTTAACCCAATGATGATGCCTGCACGTCAACGCGAAACCAACCATCTGCGTGCGATTTATCGCTGGCACCCAACCTTCGCTGGTCAAGACTTCATTAACTACTTTGGTGATGAAGACCAGCACTACGACAATGCCAACGTTGAAGGTGGTGATGTACTGGTTATCGGTAAAGGTGCCGTTCTGATTGGTATGTCTGAGCGTACAACTCCGCAAGGTGTCGAAAACTTAGCGGCAAGCCTGTTTAAATCTGGTCAGGCGAAAGAAGTGATTGCTATCGACCTACCAAAACACCGCTCGTGCATGCACCTTGATACGGTCATGACGCATATGGATGTGGACACTTTCTCGGTATACCCAGAAATCATGCGTAAAGATTTAGATACTTGGCGCCTAACACCTAAAGGCAACGGTGAAATGCATGTCGAAGCATCACACAACTATCTGCATGCCATCGAATCGGCACTTGGCTTAGACCAATTGAAGATCATCACAACCGGTGGTGACAGCTACGAAGCTGAACGAGAGCAATGGAACGATGCCAACAACGTACTGACGGTGAAACCTGGTGTTGTGATTGGTTACGAACGTAACGTCTACACTAACGAGAAGTACGACAAAGCTGGCATTGAAGTCCTGACTATTCCGGGTAACGAACTTGGTCGCGGTCGTGGTGGTGCACGCTGTATGAGCTGTCCAATCGAACGTGACGATATTTGAGAAACCTCTCCCACCAAATAAAACCAATTGAGACTAAGGTTGATGTGAATGCATCAACCTTTTTTTGTTTTCAACTGAAATAATTATTCACAATAAGAGCATTTATATGTTTTAATGCTTTTATTCTTTATCAACCAAACGACCTAAGGGACGAGCTATGGCTTTCAATCTACGTAATCGCAACTTTTTGAAGCTATTGGACTTCTCAACCAAAGAAATCCAGTTTTTGCTCGAACTGTCTGCAGAGCTAAAAAAATCTAAATATGCAGGAACAGAGCAGAAGAAACTTCAAGGTAAAAACATCGCACTAATCTTTGAGAAATCTTCTACTCGTACCCGATGTGCGTTTGAAGTCGCGGCCTTTGACCAAGGCGCTCAAGTCTCTTACATCGGTCCTTCTGGCTCGCAGATCGGTCATAAAGAGTCGATGAAAGACACCGCTCGCGTTCTTGGTCGCATGTACGATGGCATCGAATACCGTGGCTTTGGTCAATCGATCGTTGAAGAGCTTGGTACTTATGCTGGTGTACCTGTCTGGAACGGTTTAACGGATGAGTTCCACCCGACCCAAATCCTTGCAGACTTCCTGACCATGAAAGAGCACGGACGTGGGAAACAACTGCATGATATGACGTTTGCCTACCTTGGTGATGCTCGCAATAACATGGGTAATTCACTCATGGTTGGCGCAGCAAAAATGGGCATGGACATCCGCCTTGTGGCACCAAAAGCGTTCTGGCCAGAAGAAGCATTAGTGGCAACTTGCCAAGAAATTGCCCAACAAACCGGCGCGAAAATCACGCTAACGGAAAACGTTGAAGAAGGTGTTAAAGGCTGTGACTTCCTATACACCGACGTTTGGGTCTCGATGGGTGAGTCTGCAGAGGCTTGGGATGAGCGTGTTGCGCTGATGACACCTTACCAAATCAATATGGATCTGATTAAGCAAACGGGTAACCCTCATGTGAAGTTCATGCACTGCCTGCCAGCCTTCCACAACGATGAAACAACCGTGGGTAAAGAGGTAGCAGAGAAATACGGAATGAAAGGGCTTGAAGTCACCGAAGAGGTGTTTGAGTCTGAATACTCTATCGTATTCGACGAAGCCGAGAACCGCATGCACACGATTAAAGCGGTGATGGTGGCAACCTTAGGCAGCTAAACCAAAGCATTAAAAATGGTAACAAAAACCATGATGTAATCGCTTGCGCTCACGAAAGTTAAGCGTATAATGCTCGGCAATTTGTCTGAGGATTACGAAATGACCACGCCGATTGCTGACGTAAAAACGCGATTTGCTCTAGCTAAGCGACTACGCTTACGTGCTGTTATTTTCGTTAATTCTATTGAATTTTAAAACCTCCCCAATTGGGGAGGTTTTTTTATGCCTAAAATTCCATCGCGGTGAATTTTGGGGATAGTCACCACTGTTATAGGGAAGAAGATCATGGCGAACTCGCTTTACCAGAAGCACATCATCTCTATTCCAGAGCTTTCACGTGAAGAACTGGAACTGATTGTAGAAACTGCAGGTCAGCTAAAAAAAGAACCTCGTCCAGAACTGATTAAAAACAAGGTTGTAGCGAGCTGTTTCTTTGAGCCATCCACGCGTACTCGTCTGTCGTTCGAAACAGCGATTCAACGTATCGGTGGTGATGTTATTGGTTTTGATAACGGTGGTAACACCTCTCTGGCGAAAAAAGGCGAGACGCTGTCTGACTCAGTTCAAGTGATCTCTTCTTACGTTGATGCATTCGTAATGCGCCACCCTCAAGAAGGCGCTGCGCGCTTGGCGTCTGAGTTTTCTAACGGCGTACCCGTTATCAACGCAGGTGATGGCGCAAACCAACACCCAACGCAAACGCTACTCGACCTATACACCATCGCAGAAACACAAGGTCGTCTAGACAACCTGAACGTTGCGTTCGTTGGTGACCTAAAGTACGGCCGCACCGTACACTCATTGACGCAAGCATTGGCGAAGTTCAATAACATCCGTTTCTTCTTCGTTGCACCAGAAGCACTTGCGATGCCTGATTACCTATGTGAAGAACTTGATGAAGCAGGTATCCAATACAGTCTGCACACAGACATGGAAAGCGTGATTCCTGAGCTAGATATCCTGTACATGACTCGCGTGCAGAAAGAGCGCTTCGATGAATCTGAATACGCGCACATCAAGTCAGCTTACATCCTAACAGCGGCACTACTAGAAGGCGCGCGTGAGAACTTGAAAGTACTGCACCCACTGCCTCGTGTGGATGAAATCACCACAGACGTCGACGTCACACCACACGCTTACTACTTCCAACAAGCAGAAAACGGCGTTTACGCACGCCAAGCGTTGTTGGCACTGGTTCTTAACGAAACTCTGTAATCGAGGGAGAAAAAGACATGGCTAAAGAAACTCAATTGCAGGTAGAAGCAATCAAGAACGGCACGGTAATCGACCACATTCCTGCACAAATTGGTATCAAGGTGCTGAAGCTGTTCGATATGCACAACTCTTCTCAACGCGTCACCATCGGTCTGAACCTGCCTTCGTCTGCACTCGGTCATAAAGACTTGCTGAAGATTGAGAACGTGTTCATCAACGAAGAGCAGGCAAGCAAGCTAGCACTTTACGCACCACATGCGACCGTAAACCAAATCGAAAACTACGAAGTGGTGAAGAAGCTAGCGCTGGAACTTCCTGAGCGAATCAACAACGTGTTTGAATGTCCGAACAGCAACTGTATTACACACAATGAGCCGGTTGCGAGCAGCTTCCAAGTGTTCGAGAAGAAGGAAGAAATACGCCTGAAGTGTAAATACTGTGAGAAAGTCTTCGCGCGTGAGATCGTGACTGAGCGTTAATTTCCCGCTTCGAATCTTGCTAACGATAAATTAACTGATACCCCGCTATTGCGGGGTATTTTGCTCTTTACGTACTTCATGTTTAAAGGCAAACTGACTCTTCTTAAGAACGCTCAAGATGCTTAAGTAAACTCTTTATTCCCCTAAACAGATGGAACAATTCAAATGACGAAAGTACTTCACACTGAGTCTGCACCAGCAGCAATCGGTCCTTACGTTCAAGGCGTAGATCTAGGCAACATGGTTCTAACTTCTGGCCAAATCCCAGTAAACCCAGCGACAGGTGAAGTGTCTGCAGACATCGCAGAGCAAGCTCGTCAATCTCTAGAAAACGTAAAAGCTGTTGTTGAAGCATCAGGCCTTAAAGTGACTGACATCGTTAAAATGACAGTATTCGTGAAAGACCTAAACGACTTCGGTACAGTAAACGAAGTTTACGGTAAGTTCTTCGATGAGCACGAAGTAGCAAACTACCCTGCACGTTCTTGTGTAGAAGTCGCTCGTCTACCTAAAGATGTTGGCATCGAGATTGAAGCAATCGCAGTTCGCAAATAATTGCGCAGGCTGACTAACATAAAAAACGGGTAGCTCAGGCTACCCGTTTTTTTATTGTCTTTTGGCGATGATGTCGCTGTAAAACTTAAGCTGCGTCGCGCTGTTTTACTTCTTCATCCAACTCAGCCAACTTCTCTTTCATTTGCTCGCGGCAAATATTCGCTAGCTCACGTACGCCCTCTTTGCCATAACCTTCAGTGCTAACTGGTGGCAACATCTCAATTATCACATGACCATTGTTCCAACGGTTGAATTTGATGTGATCGGTAGAGCTACACACGATTGGAATGACTGGCACTTGTGCACCGATAGCGGCATGGAATGCACCAGTCTTGAATGGCATTAAGCCACGGCCACGTGAACGCGTACCTTCTGGGAACATCCACACTGAAACATCGCTATTTTTGATGCTGTCCACAACTTGGTCGATAGTGCCTTTTGCTTTAGAGCGGTTTGCACGGTCAATCAAAATGTTACCTGTTAGCCAGTAAAGCTGACCAAACAACGGCATCCACGCTAGGCTCTTCTTACCGACTGTTACTACCTTAGGTGTAACCGCTGAAGAGACAGTGAAAAGGTCCCAGTTGTTCTGGTGGTTAGCAATGTAAATATGCTGACCACGAGAGTACGCATCTTCCGGAATACGCAGCTCTAGCTTGATACCAAACACACGCGACATTCTGCCGAATAGACGACCGAAGGTGAAAACGTGCTTAGGGTTTCGAGGGCTTAGTAGGCAGTAACCGCAACCACCAATAAACATCACAATTGCGAAAATTGCGACAGCAAATACACGTAACAGTGCAATCATTGTTGTTCTCCAGGAACCGGCTTTGCGCCAGCTACAGCTATTATTGTCTCTTTCAACATAGTCATGGACTATGACAGAAAGCGCGATATAAAAAAGCCGAAACCTGAGTTTCGGCTCTCTTCATATCTAGGTCAACTGCGGTACAGTTTAACCTGCCTCACTCACACGCTCAATATTTGCGCCAAGTGCAGATAGTTTATTTTCGATTTTGTCGTAACCACGGTCGATATGGTAGATACGATCAACGATGGTTTCGCCTTTTGCGATACAACCTGCAATCACCAAACTTGCCGAAGCTCGTAGGTCGGTTGCCATCACTTGTGCGCCACTTAGAGAATCTACGTCACCACAGATAACCGTGTTACCTTCGATTTCCGCTTTCGCGCCCATGCGCATCAATTCTGGTACGTGCATGAAACGGTTTTCGAAGATCGTTTCCGTGATCACGCCGCCGCCTTTTGCCATCATGTTCAAGAGCGTGAATTGCGCCTGCATGTCAGTAGGGAAGCCAGGGTGCGGAGCAGTGCGGATGCTTACCGCTTTCAGCTCACGGTCAGTCATATCAACAGAAATCCAGTCTTCACCAGTTTCTACTAATGCGCCTGCCTCTTCTAGCTTCGCCAATACCGCTTCTAGAAGGTGTGCATTGGTGTTGCGACATACTACTTTGCCACCAGAAACCGCTGCTGCAACTAGGAAGGTTCCTGTTTCGATACGGTCAGCCACAACATTGTGCTTACCGCCACCTAGACGCTCAACACCCTCGATAGTGATGGTATCAGTACCTGCACCAGAGATTTTCGCGCCAAGTGTGTTTAGGAAGTCCGCCGTATCAACGATTTCAGGCTCGCGCGCTGCGTTGTCTAGCGTTGTTGTGCCTTCAGCAAGCGCTGCTGCACACATGATAGTGATCGTTGCACCAACACTCACTTTGTCCATCACAATGTGCGCGCCTTTTAGGCGACCATCAACTTCTGCTTTCACGTAACCATCTTCTAGTGTGATGGTTGCGCCAAGCTGTTCTAGACCAGTAATGTGTAAATCAACAGGGCGAGCGCCGATAGCACAGCCACCAGGTAGAGAAACCTGACCTTGGCCAAAACGCGCTACAAGAGGACCAAGCGCCCAAATAGATGCACGCATGGTTTTTACTAAATCGTAAGGAGCACAGTATTCGTTGATACTGCTTGGATCGACATGAACGGAACCATTACGGCTTACCTTTGCGCCAAGACGCTTAAGCAGTTCCATGGTGGTGTCGATATCACGAAGGTGTGGCACGTTCGCCACTTCTACAGGCTCTTCCGCCAAGATAGACGCAAATAAAATCGGTAGTGCTGCGTTTTTTGCACCTGAAATGGTCACTTCACCAACCAGTGGTTTATCTGACCCAATAACTCGAAACTTTTCCATCAATAAACCTTAAAGCGACATTAGCTTCTTATCACGAGCCCACTCTTCTGGAGTGAACGCTTTGATCGATAACGCGTGAATGTCGTTACGCTGGATGTAATCCATCAGAGGACCGTAAATTAACTGCTGCTTCTTAACGCGGCTCATTCCATCGAAACAAGCATCAACAGCAACCACCTCATAGTGGCTACCTTCACCTTTTACATGCACTTCTTGAAGGTTTAGTGCTTCTTCTAGTAACTGTTGTACTTTTGCGCTATCCACAATTTACCCCTGATAATTCTGTATATGTTTGGCCACTAAAGATTCAACATTGCTCAATTGAAACAAAGTGCGCAATTGCGCCGGCACGAAACTGAGCATTATATGACAGTTTTGTTTTTTTGCATGCTCTAATAAGTGGATTAACATCACCATTCCCGCAGAGTCAATGCGTTCAATCTCTTCTAACGAGCATTCTAGCTCGGTTTGAGAAGGTAGCCATTGCTGTGCCACCGCCCACAATGCTGGCACTGAATCACGATCCAGCGCCCCTGTAAGCTTAAGAATGTCTGCTTGTAATTGCCACTGAGAATGAGACTGCGCCATTACTTTGCCGCCTCGAAACGAATTGGCTGTGCTGCCAGTTTCTCTAAATCTTTCGCGACCGCTAGAATGCCTTCTTGGCGAATCTGAGTATTCCACTCTGATTGCTTGCTTGATAGTAGGCTGATGCCTTCTGCAACCATGTCGAATGCTAACCATTCACCTGTTTTCTTATCTTTACGCAGCTTAAACTCAAGTTTGATGTTTGGACGCGGTGCGTCGATGATATCAACCTTGATGCTCGTAATGCGTTTAGAAGGATCCAGCTTTGGCTCAGGGCCAAATTCAATTTGTTGATCCGAGTATTGCGTTAACACTTGCGCATATGAGGTCACCAGATAAGCACGGAATGCTGTGATGAACTCACCCACATCTTCACGCTTCGCACCTTTTAAGTTTGGACCAAGCAGTTTCAATGCCGCATAGCGATCGTTAACGTAAGGCATCAACTCTTCTTCAACGATGGTCTTAAGCAAATTTGGATCTTGCTTAATTTGTGGCTGTTCAGCTTTCAAACGATCAAATGTCACTTCCGCAACTTGTCTCATCATTTGATAAGGCTGAGTTTTATCCACTTCTGCAGCCACTGCACCAAAAGCAGTAAACGCTGCTACGAATGAAAGTAATAGTCTCGAAAGCATGGGTTATTCCTTACTTGTATCACCAGAATCGCCTGAACCACCAATGCTGTATAGTACTTGGCCGATAAGGTCTTCCAGTACTAATGCAGATTTGGTGTCTTCGATGGTGTCACCATCAACAAGCATTTCTTCATCGTCAAAAACAAAGCCCGGTACCAAGCCAATGTACTGTTCACCAATCAATCCCGATGTCAAAATTTGCACACTAGAGGTTTCTGGGAACTGGTTGTATTGGCTGTTAATCGACAAGC is drawn from Vibrio campbellii CAIM 519 = NBRC 15631 = ATCC 25920 and contains these coding sequences:
- a CDS encoding 1-acylglycerol-3-phosphate O-acyltransferase, coding for MIALLRVFAVAIFAIVMFIGGCGYCLLSPRNPKHVFTFGRLFGRMSRVFGIKLELRIPEDAYSRGQHIYIANHQNNWDLFTVSSAVTPKVVTVGKKSLAWMPLFGQLYWLTGNILIDRANRSKAKGTIDQVVDSIKNSDVSVWMFPEGTRSRGRGLMPFKTGAFHAAIGAQVPVIPIVCSSTDHIKFNRWNNGHVIIEMLPPVSTEGYGKEGVRELANICREQMKEKLAELDEEVKQRDAA
- the murA gene encoding UDP-N-acetylglucosamine 1-carboxyvinyltransferase, which encodes MEKFRVIGSDKPLVGEVTISGAKNAALPILFASILAEEPVEVANVPHLRDIDTTMELLKRLGAKVSRNGSVHVDPSSINEYCAPYDLVKTMRASIWALGPLVARFGQGQVSLPGGCAIGARPVDLHITGLEQLGATITLEDGYVKAEVDGRLKGAHIVMDKVSVGATITIMCAAALAEGTTTLDNAAREPEIVDTADFLNTLGAKISGAGTDTITIEGVERLGGGKHNVVADRIETGTFLVAAAVSGGKVVCRNTNAHLLEAVLAKLEEAGALVETGEDWISVDMTDRELKAVSIRTAPHPGFPTDMQAQFTLLNMMAKGGGVITETIFENRFMHVPELMRMGAKAEIEGNTVICGDVDSLSGAQVMATDLRASASLVIAGCIAKGETIVDRIYHIDRGYDKIENKLSALGANIERVSEAG
- the ibaG gene encoding BolA family iron metabolism protein IbaG; translated protein: MDSAKVQQLLEEALNLQEVHVKGEGSHYEVVAVDACFDGMSRVKKQQLIYGPLMDYIQRNDIHALSIKAFTPEEWARDKKLMSL
- a CDS encoding STAS domain-containing protein, with translation MAQSHSQWQLQADILKLTGALDRDSVPALWAVAQQWLPSQTELECSLEEIERIDSAGMVMLIHLLEHAKKQNCHIMLSFVPAQLRTLFQLSNVESLVAKHIQNYQG
- the mlaC gene encoding phospholipid-binding protein MlaC is translated as MLSRLLLSFVAAFTAFGAVAAEVDKTQPYQMMRQVAEVTFDRLKAEQPQIKQDPNLLKTIVEEELMPYVNDRYAALKLLGPNLKGAKREDVGEFITAFRAYLVTSYAQVLTQYSDQQIEFGPEPKLDPSKRITSIKVDIIDAPRPNIKLEFKLRKDKKTGEWLAFDMVAEGISLLSSKQSEWNTQIRQEGILAVAKDLEKLAAQPIRFEAAK
- the mlaD gene encoding outer membrane lipid asymmetry maintenance protein MlaD, with translation MQQTRKTELWVGSFVLAGICAILVMIFQVADVKSIGSGNTYTLKAEFDNIGSLKVRSPVKVGGVVIGRVSSITLNPDSLLPVVSLSINSQYNQFPETSSVQILTSGLIGEQYIGLVPGFVFDDEEMLVDGDTIEDTKSALVLEDLIGQVLYSIGGSGDSGDTSKE